The DNA sequence GATCCTCCCCATCGGGAAACACCACGAAGGCATAATGGCGGCCACTGTCGAAGACGCCTTGCCACTTCGTGTAAACTGTAAACGAGCGCTCCTCCAACCACTGTTGCGTAAAGGCCTGCGCTTGCTGCCCTAGAGCCACAGTTCGCGCCTCACTGAGACCGCCAAAATACTGCCCCTGCTCTCGCAGACGATCGCCATTGTAGGCATGCCGTCGTTTTTCTGCACAGTCCGCAAAGTACAGTCTCCATTCGTGCACCTTGCCGCGATAGGTCATCTTAAAACTATCGCCATCGTTGTTCCGGTCCTCGATCAAGCGCGCGTCATACATCACTTCAAAGACCTTTGCCGCCTTGCCCGACCTCGCCTCTGGGATGGAAGGCGGTGCCTTCTTGGTCTCGTTCCAAATTTGGGTACCAAAAGCCAGCAGAATGAGCAGGCCCAGCCAGGAAAATGGGCGTGAACGACGACGGCGGCGACGCATGCTAGTCACGTGAGGGAATACGAAAGCAGAGCCGCCCCTTAACGGCCTAACAAACGACGCACCTGCTCCTCCGTGTAGGCAGGATCACGCTTTTGTTCTTCGAGCTCCACAAACTTGGGTCGGTCATTCTTTTGCTGACTGCGCAGAGCATCCCGAGCGGAGCCTGTTTTGAAGACATCCTCCGATCCCGAAAACATCTGCTGATCTTCTCGCGCTTTTTGAGAGCCTAACGAACTTTGTTTGGTGGTGAAACTGTCATCCGCCACGGATGACATCTTCCCCGCTTGGGCGAAGGATTGACGCCCCATGTTACTCTTGCTGCTGGCCCCGGAAAAGTAGCCTGTCTTGAAGTCTTTGGTATTCGTGTAGCCCTTGCTGCCAGAGAAAGGATTGGACTTGTAGCTTTTGCGGCCCAACCAACCGCCTGTGTCCTTGCCATGGGTGATGGTGGACTGCATGGCCTTGTCATAGATGCTGCGGTCATTCTGGTCCTGCATCCGCTTGCGTGAAGAAGCGATGCGGTCAGACATGCGCTGAGACATGACTGGAGGCGCAGCTTCCTGCTTCGCTGAAGAGCAGGCAGCAAGCAAAGCCGTGAGGAAAAGGAGACAGAGACGAAGCGTCATGGCAGGGGTGTGGGGGGTGGTAGGCCCTGCGCACGGCGGCTGAGAAAAAGCACTTCCTTCTCCACGCCTGCGGGCAGGTGGAACTTCGGCAGCTCCGCCTCTATTGATGCCAGTTTACCCCAGGCTTGGTAAAGCTCAAAAATCAAATTGGCGGAATCATTCACTAACGACCAATGATTCTTCATGAGATAAATCTCTGCCCGCTCAGGCTCCTGATGGCGAATGAGGAAGCGCACCCACGCGGCACTGAGGTCCAGTTGCAGGCTCTGCGTATTATCCAGTTTTTTGAGGGCTTCTTGGTAAAGTTCCCGCGCTAGTCCAGGCTCTCCCACGTCTTCAAAAGCCTGCGCCCATTCCACAGGTTGGGCACCTCCAGGAACACTGCGGCGAATGACTTCAGCAAAGAACTCCTGCACGATCGCACGATCTCCCATGGCGTGTGCCACCTTCACCATCAAAGGAAGTTTCCGCCCATCCAGTCGCAGCGTGGGCAGCTCTTGCAACACTTGACAAGCATCCCACGCCCAGCGTGCTCGACCTTCTTTTAGCAGGGCCTCCGCACCCAGTTCCAGACACACGCGGTCTCCCTCACCAGCCGCCGCCCAGCCAAAAGCGATGTCATCCCCAGCCTTATCTGGCAAGGCCTTTGCTAATGCGCACAAAGCCAGCGCGGCCAGTGGGCGATCCAGCCCGGCGCGTGCCTCGGCACGCAGCAGTTGAATCCAGTTCTTCTGATTCCCCCCCTCAGCTTGTTCCCCCATCCAGTCCGCCAGTTGCTTCAAAGTATCCCGGTCACGACTGCGCACACGGAAGAGCGAGGCCACCTGGGCACGGCCACGCTCGGGCGTCCACGAAGGTTCATGGGCTAAAAGTTTCAGCAGCTCCAACCGCAGGTAAAAACGATCATTGTTTTCCTGCACCCGCCGCTCGCCTTGCGTGAGCAAATTCAGTGCCTCTGTGGCGCGACCGTTTTTGCGCAAGAGCTCTGCCAGATGCGCCATGGCATCCAGCGATTTTCTTTCCACTGCGACGGCCATCAACTCATTGAATTCCTCCCAGCCTCCTTGACTCGCGAGGAGGCTCGCCCGCAGCTTCAGCACCTCTTTTCCCAAAGCACCAGAGGACTCTGTCAGCGGCACAAGACGCAGTGACTCGAGTGCCGCCTTCTCACGCCCCATCTTTTGCAGCAGACGGGCCTGGTGCAGGCAGCTTTCCGCATCGGCCAGGATACCACTTTCCGCATTGGTGGAAAAAGCCAGATGCAGGCGATCCCAGGCGGCGAGCGCTTCTTTGTCCTGGCCTAACCGCTCATGCAACAAGGCTAACTCGCGCAGGTAAGGCACTTCTGGTGGGATGCGCCCTTGCAAGACACGAGTGACCTCTGGCAAAAAGCCACGACGGTGCAATTCAGCGACATCGAAATCCTGCGCTAAAAAGTAAGCGTGTTTTTCCCGCAGCACTTCATTGCCCGGCTGTGGCGGTTTCATCGGTGGCTCTGCCAGCAGCAGTTGCAGCGTGAACTTCAACCCCATTTGGGTTTCGCGGGCGGATTCGCTGGCCCGGATCAGCCATTGCGCATACTCAGGGTTCGCCGGTGCGCGGTCAGGCAGCAGGCGATAAACATCGATGGCTTCACGCGCCATTCCTTGGGACTCCAAACGCCCCCCGAGCTCGCTCAGCGTATCCACCGAGACTTCCAGCCGCATGTCCACGCTGGCCAAATACTCGCGGATCATTCTCAAACGACTGGGGTAATCCACCTCCCGTAATTGACGGGTCAAGTGCCCCAGCCGCCACTCTCCAAACTCCATGCCACTTCGAGAGCTCAGCCCCACCGATCCCCAAGTGGCGGCCAGTCCTTCATTGGCCTGCTGAAC is a window from the Prosthecobacter dejongeii genome containing:
- a CDS encoding thermonuclease family protein, which codes for MRRRRRRSRPFSWLGLLILLAFGTQIWNETKKAPPSIPEARSGKAAKVFEVMYDARLIEDRNNDGDSFKMTYRGKVHEWRLYFADCAEKRRHAYNGDRLREQGQYFGGLSEARTVALGQQAQAFTQQWLEERSFTVYTKWQGVFDSGRHYAFVVFPDGEDLSAKLVREGLARIHTTGTTLPGGRSAAEYGRYLRALEAEARAAGRGGWAR